The sequence ccagagaaatcattcataaaatcaccagcatcaaaatgagttgaatcactcaaacggtcactgcgttcagtgaagttggtctccttttctttcccctttaatgattctttataaagtttacaaaggtgctcaggggctcgacaaactttggaccaatgtcctgtagtatcacatctgtaacaagaactttcatatctttttgagtgattctcattaacacttgtattctcatgatgccttttcagtggatggtttgggacgctcttttgagatgagttataaaaataactatctctattattttcaaaaccacggccgcgtccacgaccacgaccaattccacgtccacgtctacgtccacgacctcgacctcgacctcgaccaaaaccttgtctttgaaattgattttggtttccaggtttaaattcatttttacttacaacatttacttctgaaaatgctgttgatccagtgggtcgggactgatgatttctcactagaagctcgttgttcttttccgccacaagaagataggcgatgagttcagaatatctcgtgaatccacgtactctatattgttgctgtagagtaatatttgatgcatgaaacatggaaaatgttttttcaagcatctcagattctgtgacctcatgtccacaaaattttaattgcgagattattctatacatcgccgaattgtaatcactgacttttttaaagtcttggaatctcaatgtattccattcatcccgggcggtcggaagtataacttctcttatatgttcgaatctttcttttaatcccttccacaaagccatgggatttttttcagtcagatattcacatttcaatctatcgtcgagatgtcgacgcaaaaatatcatggctcttgccttttcttgtgacgtgcatataccattttctttaatggtctcgcttagacccaatgactcaagatgcatttctacatctagagttcatggcatataatttttcccagtaatgtcaagagcgatgaattcgagctttgtcaagtttgccatggtggtactaaaaatcacgatgcattttattagttaatgaatattgcaatacaaagtaatggataaacaacaagtacaagtattcgtaaaaataaagaaaacacacgaggaggatattctccgataaatacaagactcgtgagtatgataactaaaataattaaaaataaccttgcgaaagccatcttctttttttcttcgaaaaatttgatgatgaataatttttagagaagaagagaaagttggagtgattgaatgtgtttatgagatcatatttataggccaaaaactagccgtttttaccatttatgaccgttggtgtacaaaaaaaataaaggtatgtatttgtataattttatggtaataatatggtatatataatattaaacatgtttaaataattatgtatatcatatcataatattataatgagtgtcataatttattttgtttaaaaaccttataggcttttatacttgtcgtatccattaccgggagtgtgggatgtcgtcttaacatcctcccaggatttataacaagtttatgaaaaatttattttattatttctaataataacattatattgtatattaaataaatacacaataaataaataatagtaaaataaatataattacttttgttacctttttcttctgtttggagcttggaaaagtatgtaggacttttagagcttcgtgctgataacatgttgtgaaaaagtaaaaatttatggtaaaaagtaaaaatctcaaactctcaaaatttaccaaactacacactttataatatttttctctctactcaattgttattttcttcacaaatgagagatttatttatagagtttctttacacataatccaaaaataaattcatcattacatacatcatcacacacaaattttcaatattcaacacctaatttacctaattttcaacattcaacatacacattttaatattatattttcaacataATTTATTaggtttattattatataaaagctATAACTcactttttgtgttttttaaaaatacttttaaatttttatgtttgtatcaattaataaagattcgtgattcAATTATGTATACGAACATATATCTCTATATTATATTTCATACGCataaatcataatataaatatattaacttgatatgtttttttccctaaaaatttaagattttttaaataaagtttttaggtttaaaattttaaattaaatattttttgtatgAATTACATttgttataataataaaattgatagAAACTCCTAAAATATATTGGgaatttgtttctggaagtaTCATCCATTCCATGGAAAGATGGTTTCCGAGTCAGATATGCGCTTCAATTCAACTTGAAATCACTGTTGAAACCTACCCAAAATTTGTGGCTGTGCAGCCACAGCCTCCATCGAAAGACACGTTCTTTGAGAACTTGTCGTAGAAGCCCGCCGGTGCAGTGGCATCCCACTAATTATGGCCTCCAAAACTGTTGTTATTGCATGGTCTCCCCCATTACCTCATCAAACTACAGTCTACCCTACATGCTCTTTCTCAATTTTCACTCGTATCTAGGTTTCAATGGTTTTTTAGGGGTTCTGGAGAAGATGGGCAGTTGGGAATTGGAAACAGTGAGGAGAAAGAATGGGTTTGTGCCATTTCTGCTCTGAGTTCTAGCAACGTTTGCTCTGTAGTGGCCGGCAGCCGTAACTCCCTTGCTATATGTGATGACGGAAAGGTTCTAATTTTGAACTCCTTTATCTTGGTTTTACTGTATTTGATGATATGTCTATACTGTGTTTGATAGTGTGCTTGTTTGCTTGATGCTTGTGATGATTTAGTTATTTACATGGGGCTGGAATCAAAGGGGAACACTGGGCCATCCACAGGAAACCAAAAATGAGAATGTTCCCAGCCAAGTTAAGGCACTTGCCAATGTCAAAATTATTCAGGTGTTTCATGGTTTCTTTTCTGtgacttatttatttatttgtttttttgacAATGGTGTAGACTTTGGCATTCTTTGTAAGTAAAGTGTTCTGGTTTTGATCATAGGCTACTATTGGTGGCTGGCATTGCTTGGCCGTTGATGAACAAGGTCGAGCTTATGCATGGGGTACGTCTACTGTTTTTGCTCAGTACCTTTTTTTAATGTGTTTACATTTTacagaggccaagtgagagtggAAAATGTTGAAGTTTCAGCTTTCAAAGTTATTTGTGGTTAATAAGTGGAAATTTTGATCTCGTGCTAGGATAGTTTCGTGATTCATATGTGGACTAAAAAGTAGAGTTAGCTCCTTTTATTTCTGAACGGCGAACCTTCTTCGGTGCAGGTGGGAATGAGCATGGACAGTGTGGTGAAGAACCTGAACGGAAAGAAGACATGGGCAAACCTGTCAGAAGAGATATAATCATTCCACAGCGATGTGTGCCAAGACTTTCTGTTCGTCAGGTGGTTAAACTTCCGTATCTCAGTTTTAAGCAtggaaaataatcattttaatacTTCATTCCCCTCGGATAATTGGGTTAATTAATATCAAAAAAATTGTTGCAGTGAACTTGTACTGAATGAAATatttcaatatcaagcatagctGATAATTATTCTTCTAGATGATCTATGATTACCATCGACATTTATTCATGTTTGGCCCCAAAGACTTAGAATTATTTTTTATCAACCCAAGAAGCAGCATTTGACTGTTTTTGCCATGTGTTAGATTTTCTAATGTATTTGCAATACGCATGCGCCAAGCCACTAGTCAGATTCACCGGTGACAGTCCTAACTTTTTCACCTCACAGGTAGCTGCTGGTGGAACTCATTCTGTTGTTCTTACCCGAGAAGGACATGTATGGACATGGGGTCAACCATGGCCTCCTGGAGACATGTATGTTTGGTTTACTGAAGTCTgtgataaatatattatttcttttcTGATTTTTTCTTATCTGTTACTGGCATTCATTGGATTAAGTAGCTTAGTTAGTTGCttacacttgtttaacgtcaaTCAATCTACAGAAAGCAAATTTCGACCCCAGTTCGAGTGCAAGGTCTTGATAGTGTTAGGTTAATTGCAGTAGGTGCATTTCACAATTTAGCTCTTCTTGACGATGGAACTTTGATGGCTTGGGGCAATAATGAGTATGGTCAGCTTGGAACTGGTGATACCCAGCCAAGATCACAACCTATTCCTGTCCAGGGCCTCTCTGATCTTACTTTGGTTTGTGTTACCATCCTCTATATATACTCTGTTGGCCATTAGTTTCCTTTTTCCATTGCATAGAATCTTGTGAGCATTTTATTTTTGCCACCAGTCAGTGATTGTTTCATTATATCAACTTCAACTAACTTTTGTGGTTGATTTTTATAGTAATGATAATTTCTGAAAAAAAGACGGTGAATAGAGATGGAATTTTGAAGGTTATACGTTATGAAATTACTGATATCACATGGCAATAACAATTTGGACTTCTATGGAAAAGAGTATAGTCTAGAACTTACCGtcataataaattttgagaaatagAACATCTTTGATTTTACTTATGGTTGGACTTAAGCGATTCTCTGCATTGTTGTCCATGTTGATATTGCTGCTGGAGGATGGCATTCTACCGCGTTGACTGATGATGGAGAGGTATATATTATGTCTCTTCATTCAGCTAAAAATTTGTGCATTTGAACACATGTCGGTGCTTCTATCTAGTTCATGTTTTTCTTTAGGTGTATGGATGGGGCAGAGGGGAGCACGGAAGACTTGGATTTGGAGATGACAAGAGCAGCAAAATGGTTCCTCAAAGGGTTCAACTTTTAGTGGGCGAGGACATTGTTCAGGTTCTTACATGTATCAGCATCCTTGTGAttcttatattaaaaatttgtaATGACTTAAATAAAAATGCAACAAACGAAATGCTCCTTCAGCCTTCCATTCATTTCGTTGCTTTCATAAAAATTGAGTAACATCAGTTTTGCGTGACTGCATGTGTGTCATGGTACTTAAAACACCTTAACTCACATTCTTATAGTATCATGAATTTGGGTATAGACTAAGCCAAATCCTAGCTTTTGCTCTTTAAGACTGTGTTGACATATCTATGCTTGTTACGAATTTAATATATCTGTTAATggcttcttttcttttctttgttttGTGCTTTGTCCCTTTGAGTAATTAGGCAATTTTATGATGTGAACATTTTGTTTTGTTATTTATAGCATGCTTCTTTGGAAAACCAAATATAAAaacttctgttttttttttgcagGTTTCTTGTGGAGGTACTCACTCCGTTGCATTAACGAGGGATGGCTGCATGTATTCAGTAAGTGCTTTACACATCTTTTAATCTTTTTTATGCAAAATGAACGTACCATCAACCCACCCAGAGGTATACGCTCTTCAGAAAAATAAACAAGCAATATATGCATCTTTTTTATGCATCAAATGGACATACTATCAGCCATTCAGCCCACCAAACGGTATATGCTCTTCAGAAAAATAAACAATCAATATATGCCCTTCAGGAATATAAAAAACAATGTAGATAGCcgcaaacaaaataaaaatgtttggaACATCAACTCTAATGTTATATATTTTCTATCCCTGACCATTTGATATAGGTTTTATGTACATAGTCTTGAATAAATATTGATGAACAAAATTCACCAATTCGACTTAATTCAGTTGAAATCGGAAAGTTCTGTTTTTCTGTTTTGGAACATCACCTCTTGTGGTTATTACAAGGTATTTATTTAATGCATCTCTGTAACACTCATAATGCTTCCGTCCTGNNNNNNNNNNNNNNNNNNNNNNNNNNNNNNNNNNNNNNNNNNNNNNNNNNNNNNNNNNNNNNNNNNNNNNNNNNNNNNNNNNNNNNNNNNNNNNNNNNNNNNNNNNNNNNNNNNNNNNNNNNNNNNNNNNNNNNNNNNNNNNNNNNNNNNNNNNNNNNNNNNNNNNNNNNNNNNNNNNNNNNNNNNNNNNNNNNNNNNNNNNNNNNNNNNNNNNNNNNNNNNNNNNNNNNNNNNNNNNNNNNNNNNNNNNNNNNNNNNNNNNNNNNNNNNNNNNNNNNNNNNNNNNNNNNNNNNNNNNNNNNNNNNNNNNNNNNNNNNNNNNNNNNNNNNNNNNNNNNNNNNNNNNNNNNNNNNNNNNNNNNNNNNNNNNNNNNNNNNNNNNNNNNNNNNNNNNNNNNNNNNNNNNNNNNNNNNNNN comes from Primulina eburnea isolate SZY01 unplaced genomic scaffold, ASM2296580v1 ctg1320_ERROPOS1310249, whole genome shotgun sequence and encodes:
- the LOC140820660 gene encoding ultraviolet-B receptor UVR8-like; this translates as MASKTVVIAWGSGEDGQLGIGNSEEKEWVCAISALSSSNVCSVVAGSRNSLAICDDGKLFTWGWNQRGTLGHPQETKNENVPSQVKALANVKIIQVFHGFFSVTYLFICFFDNGVDFGILCK
- the LOC140820661 gene encoding ultraviolet-B receptor UVR8-like, whose amino-acid sequence is IGGWHCLAVDEQGRAYAWGGNEHGQCGEEPERKEDMGKPVRRDIIIPQRCVPRLSVRQVAAGGTHSVVLTREGHVWTWGQPWPPGDIKQISTPVRVQGLDSVRLIAVGAFHNLALLDDGTLMAWGNNEYGQLGTGDTQPRSQPIPVQGLSDLTLVSILCIVVHVDIAAGGWHSTALTDDGEVYGWGRGEHGRLGFGDDKSSKMVPQRVQLLVGEDIVQVSCGGTHSVALTRDGCMYSVSALHIF